One part of the Truepera radiovictrix DSM 17093 genome encodes these proteins:
- a CDS encoding PhzF family phenazine biosynthesis protein, whose translation MELPYDLLDVFTTRPLTGNPLAVVRDARGLSDAQMQAVARELNLSETSFVLPSATCDVRARFFTPTTELPTAGHPSVGTVYALYQRGLFRDRERVTLELQAGPTEMRLERRGDALARVWMDQGVPVLGETFDKGAVARALGLGVAALERDLPVQLGSAGNPFLLVPVASLEALAAVTPSHAALAEVLGGAPVGVFAFTQNAGAPGVRVRARMFGEALGVREDPATGSAHGPLAAYLAAHTDLLRGAEAAFVSHQGLEMGRPSELFVRLRRTPEGVAVAVGGAAVRVGEGRLFLAGEDGE comes from the coding sequence ATGGAGCTCCCTTACGACCTCCTCGATGTGTTCACCACGCGCCCCTTGACGGGCAACCCGCTCGCGGTGGTCAGAGACGCCCGCGGCCTCAGTGACGCGCAGATGCAGGCCGTGGCGCGCGAACTCAACCTCTCCGAGACGAGCTTCGTGCTGCCCTCGGCGACGTGCGACGTGCGGGCGCGCTTCTTTACACCGACGACCGAGCTGCCCACGGCGGGGCACCCGAGCGTCGGGACGGTCTACGCGCTCTACCAGCGCGGGCTTTTCCGAGACCGCGAGCGCGTCACCCTCGAGCTTCAAGCGGGCCCCACCGAGATGCGCCTCGAGCGCCGCGGCGACGCGTTGGCGCGCGTCTGGATGGACCAGGGGGTGCCGGTGCTGGGGGAGACCTTCGACAAGGGCGCGGTGGCGCGGGCGCTGGGGCTTGGCGTGGCGGCGCTCGAGCGGGACCTCCCCGTGCAGCTCGGCAGCGCAGGTAACCCCTTTCTGCTCGTGCCGGTGGCGTCGCTAGAGGCGCTCGCGGCGGTGACGCCCTCGCACGCTGCCCTCGCGGAGGTGCTGGGCGGCGCACCCGTCGGGGTCTTCGCTTTTACCCAAAACGCGGGGGCGCCGGGGGTGCGGGTGCGCGCCCGGATGTTCGGGGAGGCTTTGGGCGTTCGCGAGGACCCCGCCACGGGCAGCGCGCACGGGCCGCTCGCGGCGTACCTGGCGGCCCACACCGACCTCCTGCGGGGTGCAGAGGCCGCGTTCGTCAGCCATCAGGGGCTCGAGATGGGGCGGCCGAGCGAGCTCTTCGTGCGCCTTCGCCGGACGCCAGAGGGCGTCGCGGTCGCCGTCGGTGGGGCGGCGGTGCGCGTGGGCGAGGGGCGGCTCTTTTTGGCGGGTGAGGACGGTGAGTGA
- a CDS encoding pseudouridine synthase, with amino-acid sequence MSERLQKFLARAGVASRRKAEALILSGAVTVNGVRAELGQRVAAGDEVRVRGERVAPPAAHVTYALYKPKGVISAVTDDRGRVTVLQLVPPSARVPGLHPVGRLDADSEGLLLLTTDGELTLTLTHPRYGHEKTYRVWCEPVPGPEALRRLERGVALEDGPARARRARAAPGGCTLVLSEGRNRQVRRMLAALGCEVTRLLRTRIGGLSLGAMRPGELRRLSDAELAQLGYTRDRADKRSP; translated from the coding sequence GTGAGTGAGCGGCTGCAGAAGTTTCTGGCCCGCGCCGGGGTGGCGAGCCGCCGCAAGGCCGAAGCGCTCATCCTCTCGGGCGCGGTCACCGTCAACGGGGTGCGGGCCGAGCTCGGGCAGCGCGTGGCGGCGGGCGACGAGGTGCGGGTGCGCGGGGAGCGGGTCGCGCCGCCCGCAGCGCACGTGACCTACGCGCTCTACAAACCCAAAGGGGTGATCTCGGCGGTCACCGACGACCGCGGCCGCGTGACGGTGCTGCAGCTCGTACCGCCTTCGGCGCGGGTGCCGGGGCTTCACCCCGTCGGGCGGCTCGACGCCGACTCCGAGGGGCTGCTGCTCCTCACCACCGACGGCGAGCTGACGCTGACGCTCACCCACCCGCGCTACGGCCACGAAAAGACGTACCGCGTGTGGTGCGAGCCCGTCCCCGGTCCCGAAGCCCTGCGGCGGCTCGAGCGCGGCGTCGCGCTCGAGGACGGCCCCGCGAGAGCGCGGCGCGCCCGCGCCGCACCGGGGGGGTGCACGCTCGTGTTGAGCGAGGGGCGCAACCGCCAGGTGCGGCGGATGTTAGCGGCGCTCGGCTGTGAGGTGACGCGGCTTCTGCGGACCCGTATCGGCGGCCTGAGCCTGGGGGCGATGCGGCCGGGCGAGCTGCGGCGGCTCTCGGACGCCGAGCTCGCGCAGCTGGGCTATACTCGAGACCGTGCCGACAAGCGATCCCCATAA
- the hpt gene encoding hypoxanthine phosphoribosyltransferase has protein sequence MPTSDPHNPPTIFRPGAGSVQLSRAEIAARVAELGAQITADYRPKDAAGEPLHLICVLNGAFIFMADLVRAIDLPLTTDFMAVSSYGSRTATSGEVRLTKDLDQSLKNKHVILVEDIVDTGLTMQYLLGYLQGRRPLSVKVAALLSKPSRRLVEVPVDYVGFSIEDAFVYGYGLDVAHRYRNLPFVTSQVTEEG, from the coding sequence GTGCCGACAAGCGATCCCCATAATCCCCCCACCATCTTCCGCCCCGGCGCGGGCAGCGTGCAGCTCTCTAGAGCCGAGATCGCCGCGCGCGTCGCCGAACTGGGCGCGCAGATCACCGCGGACTACCGGCCCAAAGACGCCGCCGGCGAGCCGCTGCACCTGATTTGCGTGCTTAACGGCGCCTTTATCTTTATGGCCGACCTCGTGCGGGCGATCGACCTGCCCCTGACCACCGACTTTATGGCGGTGTCCTCCTACGGCTCGCGCACGGCGACCTCCGGCGAGGTGCGGCTCACCAAGGACCTCGACCAGTCGCTCAAGAACAAACACGTCATCTTGGTCGAAGACATCGTCGACACGGGCCTGACCATGCAGTACCTGCTCGGTTACCTGCAGGGGCGCAGGCCGCTGTCGGTAAAGGTGGCGGCGCTCCTCTCCAAACCCTCGCGGCGGCTCGTAGAGGTGCCCGTCGACTACGTGGGGTTCTCCATCGAGGACGCCTTCGTCTACGGCTACGGCCTCGACGTCGCGCACCGCTACCGCAACCTGCCCTTTGTGACCTCGCAGGTGACCGAGGAGGGATAG
- a CDS encoding M23 family metallopeptidase → MRLRRALLVSCAALALAASALAQGWLDRVPPEIHGEVPARAPAGEPLTVRFSASEPVAYTLAYGGETWEAVVQNLFVLRVRPGEHALVVTATDGAGNETRVAYTVTGVGAPAAELHVTERARAGDPVSVRVTLPEPPAEVVSVRLGGEALPTFAADAVEGGAGRSVVALGAVPLSAAGTLDVEVVVRDPFGRERTLKRALEVAAEARPVQELGLTPEALGALSDENREAEAAALREAYRGAAPDPLWREPFILPTEGVNTSAFGLPRRYAVSGAVSFHQGADIAAPQGTPIVATNDGVVLLTGFYPIKGGLTVIDHGGGVSSLYFHQAVMVVTPGQRVRRGERIGEVGSTGLATGPHLHWEMRVNAVPTDPLAWVGRLLP, encoded by the coding sequence GTGAGGCTGCGCCGCGCGCTTTTGGTGAGCTGCGCCGCCCTCGCGCTCGCCGCGTCGGCGCTCGCGCAGGGGTGGTTGGACCGGGTGCCGCCCGAGATCCACGGCGAGGTGCCCGCGCGCGCCCCGGCGGGGGAGCCGTTGACGGTCCGCTTCTCGGCGAGCGAACCCGTCGCCTACACCCTCGCTTATGGCGGCGAGACCTGGGAGGCGGTGGTGCAAAACCTCTTCGTCCTCCGGGTGCGACCCGGCGAGCACGCGCTCGTGGTCACGGCCACGGACGGCGCGGGCAACGAAACGCGCGTCGCCTACACCGTCACCGGCGTGGGCGCCCCTGCGGCCGAGCTCCACGTGACCGAACGGGCACGCGCGGGCGACCCCGTCAGCGTGCGCGTGACGCTGCCGGAGCCGCCAGCGGAGGTCGTGAGCGTGCGCCTCGGCGGCGAGGCGCTGCCGACCTTTGCCGCAGACGCTGTTGAGGGCGGCGCGGGGCGCTCGGTCGTCGCGCTCGGGGCGGTGCCCCTGAGCGCGGCGGGTACGCTTGACGTCGAGGTCGTCGTGCGCGACCCCTTCGGGCGGGAGCGCACGCTAAAGCGCGCGCTCGAGGTCGCCGCCGAGGCGCGCCCCGTCCAGGAGCTCGGGCTCACCCCCGAGGCGCTGGGCGCCCTCAGCGACGAGAACCGCGAAGCCGAGGCCGCCGCGCTCCGGGAGGCCTACCGCGGCGCCGCCCCCGACCCCCTCTGGCGCGAGCCCTTTATCCTGCCGACCGAAGGGGTGAACACGAGCGCGTTCGGTCTGCCGCGCCGCTACGCCGTAAGCGGCGCGGTCTCCTTTCACCAAGGCGCCGACATCGCCGCTCCGCAGGGTACGCCGATCGTCGCCACGAACGACGGCGTGGTGCTCCTGACGGGGTTTTACCCCATCAAAGGGGGGCTCACGGTGATCGACCACGGCGGGGGGGTGTCGAGCCTCTACTTTCACCAGGCGGTCATGGTGGTGACGCCCGGACAGCGGGTGCGGCGCGGCGAGCGCATCGGCGAGGTCGGCAGCACGGGCCTCGCGACGGGGCCACACCTGCACTGGGAGATGCGGGTCAACGCCGTCCCGACCGACCCGCTGGCGTGGGTCGGCAGGCTGCTCCCCTAG
- a CDS encoding cellulose biosynthesis cyclic di-GMP-binding regulatory protein BcsB codes for MTSCQGPAGGDGAALLENPWLTRGGATQAEPPAPWSATLEPPRERPATPVALALRQLGLTEGFELAGLGASRELFVPVNPGLRPETLALHLLPSPGLPEGYVRVVSGGRVLAQAPLPKEERVALLPLEGAEVRAGGVALRLEMVLAGTDRCAAEALHRLFVAPESRVYFAGTPLEPAQLSAFFPPYLERVSLYLPETLSESAAQMALMLAAYLPRRYPGVRPELRVARYADPSAALPPAGVWERVVVWHEGVGALLASPPGGGVVLLLGGTREAAQLFALPPLSAAPVTQGLVAQTLTREAFELHASAELGAQVRFGDLGYGPVVLEGSGALATAYTFALADLGPDAVPLGVRLRLQHSPVAEGEGYLQVFLNGRQVTSAPLAGTRFDTWFELPRGALARDNTLELRLAYRAAGGDCSRGALPLSVTVEPDSALSVTRGALGDGFASFPQALLPRFAVFLETLEHDAVALAAQLVGALQATTRAALEPVLVTETEVAAPLLAVGDAGSALSAALGAPLQSPGFRLSDPSGPLLVSFEPADAFASLQAFRRGGAPTLLLGQSSGAAEDLRAALVEDVLRDDGWYGLAGDVALRGAAEPVTTLRLASDLRLTPLPEPPEAMWVRYRSLIYLGLAALALALLVSLYPLVVRRGKARPPT; via the coding sequence GTGACGAGTTGCCAAGGCCCCGCAGGGGGTGACGGGGCGGCCCTCCTCGAAAACCCCTGGCTGACCCGAGGCGGCGCTACGCAGGCCGAGCCGCCGGCGCCCTGGTCGGCGACGCTCGAGCCACCGCGCGAGCGCCCCGCGACGCCCGTGGCGCTCGCGCTGCGCCAGCTGGGGCTCACCGAGGGTTTCGAGCTCGCGGGCCTCGGGGCGAGCCGCGAGCTCTTCGTACCGGTCAACCCCGGTCTCCGCCCCGAGACGCTCGCGCTGCACCTCCTGCCGAGCCCTGGGCTCCCCGAGGGGTACGTGCGGGTCGTCAGCGGGGGGCGCGTGCTCGCCCAGGCGCCGCTACCGAAAGAGGAGCGGGTCGCCCTGCTGCCCCTAGAGGGCGCCGAGGTGCGCGCGGGCGGGGTCGCGCTGCGGCTCGAGATGGTCCTTGCGGGGACCGACCGCTGCGCCGCCGAGGCGTTGCACCGCCTTTTCGTCGCCCCCGAGAGCCGCGTCTACTTCGCGGGGACGCCGCTCGAGCCGGCGCAGCTCAGCGCCTTTTTCCCCCCCTACCTCGAGCGCGTCTCCCTCTACCTCCCCGAGACGCTCTCCGAGAGCGCGGCGCAGATGGCGCTGATGCTCGCGGCGTACTTGCCCCGGCGCTACCCCGGCGTGCGCCCCGAGCTGCGCGTGGCGCGCTACGCGGACCCATCCGCGGCGCTGCCCCCTGCGGGCGTCTGGGAGCGCGTGGTGGTGTGGCACGAGGGCGTCGGGGCGCTGCTCGCCTCCCCGCCGGGCGGCGGCGTGGTGCTGCTGTTGGGCGGCACCCGGGAGGCGGCGCAGCTGTTTGCCCTGCCGCCGCTTTCGGCGGCGCCCGTCACGCAGGGGCTGGTGGCGCAGACGCTCACGCGCGAGGCGTTCGAGCTGCACGCAAGCGCCGAGCTGGGGGCACAGGTGCGCTTTGGCGACCTCGGTTACGGCCCGGTGGTGCTCGAGGGCAGCGGCGCGCTCGCGACCGCCTACACCTTTGCGCTCGCCGACCTCGGACCGGACGCGGTGCCGCTCGGGGTGCGTTTGCGCCTCCAGCATAGCCCCGTCGCGGAGGGGGAGGGCTACCTGCAGGTCTTTCTCAACGGCCGTCAGGTGACGAGCGCGCCCCTCGCTGGCACGCGTTTCGACACGTGGTTTGAGCTCCCGCGCGGGGCGCTCGCGCGCGACAACACCCTCGAGCTGCGCCTTGCTTACCGCGCCGCGGGCGGCGACTGCAGCCGCGGCGCGCTGCCCCTCAGCGTCACCGTCGAGCCGGACTCGGCGCTTAGCGTCACGCGCGGGGCGCTCGGAGACGGGTTCGCGAGCTTTCCGCAGGCCCTCTTGCCGCGCTTTGCGGTCTTTTTGGAGACCCTCGAGCACGACGCCGTAGCGCTCGCCGCGCAGCTTGTCGGGGCGCTGCAGGCGACCACCCGCGCGGCGCTCGAGCCCGTCTTGGTGACCGAAACGGAGGTGGCGGCGCCGCTGCTCGCGGTCGGCGACGCGGGGAGCGCGCTGAGCGCCGCGCTCGGCGCCCCCTTGCAGAGCCCCGGGTTTCGCCTCAGCGACCCCTCGGGGCCGCTGCTGGTCAGCTTCGAACCGGCGGACGCGTTCGCCTCGCTCCAGGCGTTCCGGCGCGGGGGCGCGCCGACGCTGCTCCTCGGCCAGTCGTCGGGGGCGGCCGAGGACCTGCGCGCCGCGCTCGTCGAGGACGTCTTGCGCGACGACGGCTGGTACGGCCTCGCCGGCGACGTCGCGCTGCGCGGCGCCGCCGAACCCGTCACGACGCTGCGCCTGGCAAGCGACCTGCGCCTCACCCCCTTGCCCGAGCCCCCCGAGGCGATGTGGGTGCGCTACCGCTCCCTGATCTACCTCGGGCTCGCCGCGCTCGCCCTCGCGCTCCTCGTCTCGCTCTACCCGCTCGTCGTGCGCCGCGGCAAGGCGAGGCCGCCAACCTGA
- a CDS encoding glycosyltransferase family 2 protein: MNATKARLGELLVARGALSPEALAHALELHRRTGERLGRVLLSLGYVRRKALYEALSELWNLPFILLTETAPVPEVATRFPPELMLRFRAVPVDFEAGALRVAVADAPSAALVAALGEHFEGIRCRFFVTTEWDIDKAIRELYRDELLDASVYTLYYRSPEESGYTVFTRGQFLALGALVFLLLGCLYAAPQGTLVAINAAVNLVFLVGIGFKFFVSLAGARAEQFEPVTDAEVAALHDAELPLYTVLVPVYREANIVGLLMQNLSQLDYPKEKLEILVLIEEDDPETLEAAKAAHPPDHVQFVIIPDGQPKTKPKACNLGLLFARGEYLVIYDAEDRPDADQLKKAVAAFRKGPESLVCVQGALNYFNWRENFLTRMFTLEYSYWFDYMLPGLARLGLPIPLGGTSNHFRTDRLRELGGWDPFNVTEDADLGIRAAMRGYTVGVINATTFEEANNHVGNWIRQRSRWIKGYMQTALVHARNPLRLVRAVGLKQAAGFALLIAGTPLTFLAAPLLWLLFLVWMLTGTHALDPYFPPWLLYLSLVNLLVGNALAVYLNMLAVFKRGLYALVPFALLNPVYWTLHSRASYKALYQLFTKPFFWEKTLHGLSTHEAQTEVQPERTQDEKTPVEEAHGVGARKGDAAEVQP, from the coding sequence GTGAACGCTACCAAAGCGCGTTTGGGTGAGCTGCTCGTAGCGCGCGGCGCGCTGAGCCCCGAGGCGCTGGCGCACGCGCTCGAGCTGCACCGCCGCACGGGTGAGCGGCTCGGGCGGGTGCTGCTGTCGCTCGGTTACGTCCGCCGCAAGGCCCTCTACGAGGCGCTCTCCGAGCTCTGGAACCTACCTTTTATCCTCTTGACCGAGACCGCGCCGGTGCCGGAGGTGGCGACGCGCTTTCCGCCGGAGCTGATGCTGCGCTTTCGGGCCGTTCCCGTCGACTTCGAGGCGGGGGCGCTGCGGGTCGCGGTGGCGGACGCGCCCTCGGCCGCGCTCGTCGCGGCGCTGGGCGAGCACTTCGAGGGGATCCGCTGCCGCTTTTTCGTCACCACCGAGTGGGACATCGACAAAGCCATCCGCGAGCTCTACCGCGACGAGCTCCTTGACGCCTCGGTCTACACCCTCTACTACCGCAGCCCCGAAGAGTCGGGGTACACGGTCTTTACCAGGGGGCAGTTTTTGGCGCTAGGCGCCCTTGTGTTTCTCCTCCTCGGCTGCCTTTACGCCGCGCCGCAAGGGACGCTCGTGGCGATCAACGCTGCTGTAAACCTGGTGTTTTTGGTCGGCATCGGTTTTAAGTTCTTCGTCAGCCTCGCGGGCGCCCGCGCGGAGCAGTTCGAACCCGTCACCGACGCCGAAGTCGCCGCCCTACACGACGCCGAGCTGCCGCTTTACACCGTCTTGGTGCCCGTCTACCGCGAGGCGAATATCGTCGGGCTTTTGATGCAAAACCTGTCGCAGCTCGACTACCCTAAAGAGAAGCTCGAGATCCTGGTGCTCATCGAGGAGGACGACCCCGAGACGCTCGAGGCGGCCAAGGCGGCGCACCCCCCGGATCACGTGCAGTTCGTCATCATCCCCGACGGGCAACCCAAGACAAAACCCAAGGCGTGCAACCTGGGGCTGCTGTTCGCCCGCGGCGAGTACCTGGTCATCTACGACGCCGAAGACCGCCCAGACGCCGATCAGCTCAAAAAAGCCGTCGCCGCCTTTCGCAAGGGGCCCGAGAGCTTGGTGTGCGTGCAGGGGGCGCTCAACTACTTTAACTGGCGCGAAAACTTCCTCACCCGCATGTTCACCCTCGAGTACTCCTACTGGTTTGACTACATGTTGCCGGGGCTCGCCCGTCTGGGCCTCCCCATCCCCCTGGGCGGGACGAGCAACCACTTCCGCACCGACCGCCTGCGCGAGCTCGGCGGTTGGGACCCCTTTAACGTCACCGAGGACGCCGACCTGGGCATCCGCGCCGCCATGCGCGGCTACACCGTCGGGGTGATCAACGCGACCACCTTCGAAGAGGCCAACAACCACGTGGGCAACTGGATCAGGCAGCGCTCGCGGTGGATCAAGGGGTACATGCAGACCGCCCTCGTGCACGCGCGCAACCCCCTAAGGCTGGTGCGCGCGGTCGGGCTCAAGCAGGCGGCCGGGTTTGCGCTGCTGATTGCCGGCACCCCCCTGACGTTTCTCGCGGCGCCGCTGTTGTGGCTGCTGTTTCTCGTCTGGATGCTCACCGGCACCCACGCGCTCGACCCCTACTTCCCGCCGTGGCTCCTCTACCTGTCGCTCGTCAACCTCCTCGTCGGCAACGCCCTGGCGGTCTACCTCAACATGCTGGCGGTCTTTAAGCGCGGGCTCTACGCGCTCGTGCCCTTTGCGCTGCTCAACCCGGTCTACTGGACGCTGCACTCGAGGGCGTCGTACAAGGCGCTCTACCAGCTCTTTACCAAACCCTTCTTCTGGGAAAAGACGCTCCACGGCCTGAGCACACACGAGGCGCAGACCGAGGTGCAACCCGAAAGGACGCAGGACGAAAAGACGCCCGTCGAGGAGGCGCACGGGGTGGGCGCGCGCAAGGGGGATGCCGCCGAGGTGCAGCCGTGA
- a CDS encoding glycoside hydrolase family 5 protein: MGRWSVQAGEVYRGTERVAVHGLNWFGMGTPDRAPHGLWTGRSVESFMRQVRELGFTALRLPLSPQVIRPGYAAAPWARAYGPDGRSVLERVLGEAERAGLLVLLSFHTYDPNRLGHDLPGRPFGDGYTKADWLADLRTLAELAKRYPNVLGIDLCNEPHKLTWRAWAKLAAEAGREVLKTNPDLLVFVEGVANASDNGGYGANWGENLTRAGELPGIPGGKLVYSPHVYGPSVHHKPYFGAPEFPANLPHIWDVHFGHLVDKGYTLVIGEFGGRYAERDRLWQDAFVDYLLARPIRGFFYWSLNPNSADTGGLLHDDWRTVHEDKLELLKRLMR, from the coding sequence TTGGGGCGCTGGAGCGTGCAGGCGGGCGAGGTCTACCGGGGCACCGAAAGGGTCGCCGTGCACGGCCTCAACTGGTTCGGGATGGGCACCCCCGACCGCGCGCCGCACGGCCTCTGGACGGGCCGGAGCGTGGAGAGCTTTATGCGTCAGGTGCGTGAGCTGGGGTTTACGGCGCTGCGCCTGCCCCTCTCCCCGCAGGTGATCCGCCCCGGCTACGCCGCCGCGCCCTGGGCGCGCGCCTACGGCCCCGACGGGCGGAGCGTCCTCGAGCGCGTGCTTGGCGAAGCGGAGCGCGCGGGGCTATTGGTGCTCCTGAGCTTTCACACCTACGACCCCAACCGCTTGGGTCACGACCTGCCCGGCCGCCCGTTCGGGGACGGCTACACCAAAGCCGACTGGCTCGCCGACCTGAGGACGCTGGCCGAGCTCGCCAAACGCTACCCCAACGTGCTCGGCATCGACCTCTGCAACGAACCCCACAAGCTCACCTGGAGGGCGTGGGCGAAGCTCGCCGCCGAAGCCGGACGCGAGGTACTAAAGACCAACCCCGACCTGCTCGTCTTCGTCGAGGGGGTCGCCAACGCCTCGGACAACGGCGGCTACGGCGCCAACTGGGGCGAAAACCTGACCCGAGCGGGCGAGCTGCCCGGTATTCCGGGGGGCAAACTCGTCTACAGCCCGCACGTCTACGGCCCGAGCGTCCACCACAAACCCTACTTCGGGGCGCCCGAGTTCCCGGCGAACTTGCCGCACATCTGGGACGTTCACTTCGGGCACCTCGTCGACAAGGGCTACACGCTCGTCATCGGCGAGTTCGGCGGCCGTTACGCGGAGCGCGACCGGCTGTGGCAGGACGCTTTCGTGGACTATCTGCTAGCGCGCCCCATCCGCGGGTTTTTCTACTGGAGCCTCAACCCGAACTCGGCGGACACGGGGGGGCTGTTGCACGACGACTGGCGCACCGTTCACGAGGACAAGCTCGAGCTCCTTAAGCGGCTGATGCGCTAG
- a CDS encoding alpha-amylase family glycosyl hydrolase — MTVFKWLLTLALFSLTLFAGAQPAPDSVFYEIFVRSFRDSDGDGIGDLRGATEGLDYLQDLGVTGVWLMPIHPSPSYHGYDVTDYYAIHPDYGTMADFEAFVAAAHERGIEVVLDLVVNHTSSQHPWFLAAAAGDPAYRDFYSWSDENPGWRGLGGPAWHPEGDAYYLGLFWSEMPDLNFRNPAVQTEMEAVARFWLEKGVNGFRVDAIQHIIESDTGLIANTPENVEWVRDFTAFVKSVREDAYLVGETWTDAATIARYHERAGLDVSFNYPLFDALTSAVQRRSVTSLAFALEQDERLYPDTAVRGTFISNHDQIRPGTALGFLRRDEARLRLAAGLLLTLPGVPFLYYGEELGMPNGPGEADEEKRTPMRWDASEGAGFTTGTPWHPFSTDDPAITVAAQDEDPDSLLSLYRRLIALRRARPALYAGGVTVLEAPEGVLALRREAPQETLFVLANLGAEPQELDLRALTGLETATELLSEAALAGRYTLPGSTVAVIGEGE; from the coding sequence ATGACCGTTTTTAAGTGGCTCCTGACCCTAGCGCTTTTCTCGCTCACCCTGTTCGCGGGGGCGCAGCCGGCTCCCGACAGCGTCTTTTACGAGATCTTCGTGCGGTCGTTTCGGGACTCGGACGGCGACGGTATCGGCGACCTGCGCGGCGCTACCGAGGGGCTCGACTACCTGCAGGACTTGGGGGTGACCGGCGTGTGGCTTATGCCCATCCACCCGAGCCCGTCGTACCACGGCTACGACGTGACCGACTACTACGCCATTCACCCCGACTACGGCACCATGGCGGATTTCGAGGCGTTTGTCGCGGCGGCGCACGAGCGGGGCATCGAGGTGGTGCTCGACCTCGTGGTCAACCACACCTCGTCGCAGCACCCGTGGTTTCTCGCCGCGGCGGCCGGTGACCCCGCGTACCGCGACTTTTACAGCTGGTCGGACGAGAACCCGGGGTGGCGCGGGCTGGGCGGCCCCGCGTGGCACCCCGAGGGGGACGCGTACTACTTGGGGCTCTTCTGGAGCGAGATGCCCGACCTTAACTTCCGCAACCCCGCGGTGCAGACCGAGATGGAGGCGGTGGCGCGCTTTTGGCTCGAGAAAGGCGTCAACGGCTTTCGGGTGGACGCGATTCAGCACATTATCGAGAGCGACACGGGGCTGATCGCCAACACGCCGGAGAACGTCGAGTGGGTGCGCGACTTTACCGCGTTTGTCAAGTCGGTCCGCGAGGACGCCTATCTGGTGGGGGAGACCTGGACGGACGCGGCGACGATTGCCCGCTACCACGAGCGCGCCGGGCTCGACGTGTCCTTTAACTACCCGCTTTTCGACGCCCTGACGAGCGCCGTGCAGCGCCGCTCGGTCACCAGCCTCGCGTTCGCGCTCGAGCAGGACGAGAGGCTCTACCCCGACACCGCCGTGCGCGGCACCTTCATCTCCAACCACGACCAGATCCGCCCGGGTACCGCGCTCGGCTTTTTGCGCCGCGACGAAGCCCGCTTGCGCCTCGCCGCGGGGTTGCTGCTGACCCTGCCGGGGGTGCCCTTCCTCTACTACGGCGAGGAGCTCGGGATGCCCAACGGCCCCGGCGAGGCGGACGAGGAGAAGCGCACGCCGATGCGTTGGGACGCCTCAGAGGGGGCCGGTTTTACCACCGGCACCCCCTGGCACCCCTTTAGCACGGACGACCCGGCGATCACGGTCGCCGCGCAGGACGAAGACCCCGACTCGCTCCTGAGCCTCTACCGGCGCCTTATCGCGCTGCGCCGCGCGCGTCCGGCGCTCTACGCGGGCGGCGTCACGGTGCTGGAGGCGCCCGAGGGGGTGCTGGCGCTGCGCCGCGAAGCGCCCCAAGAGACGCTCTTCGTGCTCGCCAACCTCGGCGCGGAGCCGCAAGAGCTCGACCTGCGCGCCCTCACGGGGCTCGAGACAGCGACCGAGCTGCTGAGCGAGGCGGCCCTCGCGGGGCGCTACACCCTGCCGGGGAGCACCGTGGCCGTCATCGGCGAGGGGGAGTAG